A DNA window from Trichosurus vulpecula isolate mTriVul1 chromosome 2, mTriVul1.pri, whole genome shotgun sequence contains the following coding sequences:
- the JRKL gene encoding jerky protein homolog-like translates to MLSDSQGLKMSGKRKRVVLTIKDKLDIIKKLEEGSSSKQLSVIYGIGETTVRDIRKNKEKIITYASNSDSTSLLAKRKSMKPSMYEELDRAMLEWFNQQRAKGNPVSGPICAKRAEFFFYALGMDGDFNPSAGWLTRFKQRHSIREINIRGEKLNGDETAMDEFCSNFREFVQRENLQPEQIYNADETGLFWKCLPTRTSAVKGKFTASGRKLIEERVTVMCCANATGLHKLKLCVVGKAKKPRSFKGTDTSNLPVSYFSQKGAWMDLSIFRQWFDKIFVPQVREYLRSKGLQEKAVLLLDNSPTHPNENVLRSDDGQIFVKYLPPNVASLIQPMDQGVIAVMKRHYRAGLLQNNLEEGNDLKMFWKKLTLLDALYEISMAWNRVKPVTIIRAWDKIFPGNEEKDDLDFDEEEISATALATILQHTQGCEKVDTENIEQWFEVDSTEPGYEVLTDSEIIRRAQGQTDESSENEEEEIELIPERNINHAAALKWTENLLDYLEQQGDMILPDKLVIRKLRATIRNKQKMTMNPTQ, encoded by the coding sequence ATGTTGAGCGATTCCCAGGGTCTTAAAATGTCAGGGAAACGCAAACGTGTGGTGTTGACCATTAAGGATAAGCTTGACATAATAAAGAAACTTGAAGAAGGCAGCTCCTCCAAACAGCTCTCAGTGATTTATGGGATTGGTGAAACGACAGTTAGGGATataaggaagaataaagaaaaaattataacttATGCGAGCAATTCTGACTCAACAAGTCTCTTGGCCAAGAGAAAGTCGATGAAGCCGTCCATGTATGAAGAACTGGACAGAGCTATGCTGGAATGGTTTAACCAGCAAAGAGCAAAGGGGAACCCTGTATCTGGACCGATTTGTGCAAAGAGAGCAGAGTTTTTCTTTTATGCGTTAGGAATGGATGGGGATTTTAATCCTTCAGCTGGTTGGCTAACTCGTTTTAAGCAGAGACATAGTATTCGTGAAATTAACATCAGAGGAGAAAAGTTAAATGGAGATGAAACTGCTATGGATGAATTTTGTAGCAACTTTCGGGAATTTGTTCAGAGGGAGAATTTGCAGCCTGAGCAAATCTATAATGCCGATGAAACTGGATTGTTTTGGAAGTGCCTACCAACAAGGACGTCAGCTGTCAAGGGTAAATTCACTGCTTCTGGGCGCAAGTTAATCGAAGAAAGAGTCACTGTCATGTGTTGTGCCAATGCAACAGGTTTACACAAACTTAAACTTTGTGTAGtgggaaaagcaaaaaaaccacGTTCCTTTAAAGGTACTGACACCTCAAACCTGCCAGTCTCCTATTTCAGTCAAAAAGGTGCATGGATGGACCTTTCTATTTTCAGACAATGGTTTGACAAAATCTTTGTGCCACAAGTTCGAGAGTACTTAAGATCCAAAGGCCTTCAGGAAAAGGCAGTGCTGTTACTGGATAATTCACCAACACATCCAAATGAAAATGTCCTAAGGTCAGATGATGgccaaatatttgtaaaatatctgCCACCTAATGTAGCCTCGTTGATTCAACCTATGGATCAGGGTGTCATAGCTGTAATGAAGAGACACTATAGAGCAGGACTTCTCCAAAACAACTTAGAGGAGGGTAATGATCTGAAAATGTTTTGGAAGAAACTAACATTATTAGATGCTCTGTATGAAATTTCAATGGCATGGAACAGGGTTAAGCCAGTTACTATTATCAGAGCATGGGACAAAATTTTCCCTGGCAATGAAGAGAAAGATGATTTGGACTTTGATGAAGAAGAAATTTCAGCCACTGCTTTAGCCACCATCTTACAGCATACGCAAGGATGTGAAAAGGTGGACACTGAGAATATTGAACAGTGGTTTGAAGTGGACAGTACTGAACCAGGTTATGAGGTGTTAACTGATAGTGAAATAATCAGAAGAGCACAGGGCCAAACTGATGAATCAAgtgaaaatgaggaggaggaaatagaacTGATCCCAGAGAGGAATATTAATCATGCAGCTGCTCTCAAGTGGACTGAAAATTTATTGGATTATCTAGAACAGCAAGGCGATATGATTCTGCCTGACAAACTGGTAATACGAAAGCTCCGGGCCACCATAAGAAATAAACAGAAGATGACAATGAATCCAACCCAAtaa